One window of the Archangium primigenium genome contains the following:
- a CDS encoding NUDIX hydrolase, whose amino-acid sequence MRYTPIIGTLGYVMSPDGTKVLLIHRNARPDDAHLGKYNGLGGKMQPDEDVVACMRREIREEAGIECTHLTLRGTISWPGFGPKGEDWLGFVFRIDGFTGTPLERNPEGELSWVPVKDIMDLPLWDGDRHFLPLVFDGDARAFHGVMPYEGGRAVSWSFTRI is encoded by the coding sequence ATGCGCTACACGCCCATCATCGGCACGCTTGGTTACGTGATGTCCCCGGACGGCACGAAGGTGCTGCTCATCCACCGCAACGCGCGTCCGGACGACGCGCACCTGGGCAAGTACAACGGGCTCGGGGGCAAGATGCAGCCGGACGAGGACGTCGTCGCGTGCATGCGCCGGGAGATTCGCGAGGAGGCGGGCATCGAGTGCACGCACCTCACGCTGCGCGGCACCATCAGCTGGCCGGGCTTCGGTCCCAAGGGTGAGGACTGGCTGGGCTTCGTCTTCCGCATCGACGGCTTCACGGGCACGCCGCTCGAGCGCAACCCCGAGGGCGAGCTGTCGTGGGTGCCGGTGAAGGACATCATGGACCTGCCGCTCTGGGACGGGGACCGGCACTTCCTGCCGCTCGTGTTCGACGGGGACGCGCGCGCCTTTCACGGCGTCATGCCCTACGAGGGCGGGCGGGCGGTGAGCTGGTCGTTCACGCGCATCTAG
- a CDS encoding OPT/YSL family transporter gives MARPVFPPLKVPPPPRAGVRFEWLPTPGTWKFHLLLSLVAIFVLGPLGGIAASYMNFSLGFFVGGQVLAGILGSAVTYGYGPEGKHGANYMQTMAASVASMCAMSVLIQAMVWLGMPQPPAWHLMLFVGCVGMFGVGVGMLYTPLLVDRLQLDYPSGYAVANILRALTDPRLLKASIAKLGGGAAAGGVVAALTEHVARLAATGVSASSVGAGMVVGSRITVPAIVGGLAGAAMTPTLRAWGWLGPDEPFRKVGFLVGLAMILGAAVVDLSLLAVQAAARVRDRAKLPPDNEPAWKKVSLPKLFAWVVFWGLAVVGVATQVLHQPLGFILLGMGLSLLFVLINGIAYGITDQNPISSAFVVSVMIMSLLGLDNPLVGLMAASILLISTSVGCDMQQDRSTGWRLGTDRTLQFRYQVVGIVMGAVLCVGLARVFMSAYPVLAINQLDDPKAPVGQWGSAMTYKFVGAIRSLGSLSDHTVQALLFGLVLGFTIEVARKLLKRHAGYVRFVNGSRAGFAVGWTLDAVVLASPYASSFGGFVNLSLSLWFGVGGILSSLWNTWSGRGAPQAAGTPGEGETLPEDMSTMSLVGGGLIAGESLYFLVVGLLGLLALMG, from the coding sequence ATGGCTCGTCCCGTCTTTCCGCCGTTGAAGGTGCCGCCGCCGCCCCGCGCGGGCGTGCGGTTTGAGTGGCTGCCCACCCCGGGCACGTGGAAGTTCCACCTGCTCTTGAGTCTGGTGGCCATCTTCGTGCTCGGGCCGCTCGGGGGCATCGCCGCCTCGTACATGAACTTCAGCCTGGGTTTCTTCGTGGGCGGGCAGGTGCTGGCGGGCATTCTCGGCAGCGCCGTCACCTACGGCTACGGACCCGAGGGCAAGCACGGCGCCAACTACATGCAGACCATGGCCGCCTCGGTGGCCTCCATGTGCGCCATGTCCGTGCTCATCCAGGCCATGGTGTGGCTGGGCATGCCCCAGCCGCCCGCCTGGCACCTGATGCTCTTCGTGGGGTGCGTGGGCATGTTCGGCGTGGGCGTGGGCATGCTCTACACGCCGCTGCTCGTGGACCGGCTGCAGCTGGACTATCCGTCCGGCTACGCGGTGGCCAACATCCTCCGGGCGCTCACCGACCCCCGTCTGCTCAAGGCCTCCATCGCCAAGCTGGGCGGCGGCGCGGCGGCGGGCGGCGTGGTGGCGGCGCTCACCGAGCACGTGGCGCGGCTCGCGGCCACGGGCGTGAGCGCGTCCTCGGTGGGCGCGGGCATGGTGGTGGGCAGCCGCATCACCGTGCCGGCCATCGTGGGCGGCCTCGCGGGCGCGGCGATGACGCCCACCCTGCGCGCCTGGGGCTGGCTCGGTCCGGACGAGCCCTTCCGCAAGGTGGGCTTCCTGGTGGGTCTGGCGATGATCCTCGGCGCGGCGGTGGTGGACCTGTCGCTGCTCGCCGTGCAGGCGGCGGCGCGCGTGCGCGACCGGGCGAAGCTGCCGCCGGACAACGAGCCCGCGTGGAAGAAGGTGAGCCTGCCCAAGCTCTTCGCCTGGGTCGTCTTCTGGGGCCTGGCCGTGGTGGGCGTGGCCACCCAGGTGCTGCACCAGCCGCTGGGCTTCATCCTGCTGGGCATGGGGCTCTCCCTGCTCTTCGTGCTCATCAACGGCATCGCCTATGGCATCACCGACCAGAACCCCATCTCCAGCGCCTTCGTCGTGTCGGTGATGATCATGTCGCTGCTGGGGCTCGACAACCCGCTGGTGGGCCTGATGGCCGCGAGCATCCTGCTCATCAGCACCTCGGTGGGCTGTGACATGCAGCAGGACCGCTCCACCGGCTGGCGCCTGGGCACGGACCGCACCCTCCAGTTCCGCTACCAGGTGGTGGGCATCGTCATGGGCGCGGTGCTGTGCGTGGGCCTGGCGCGCGTCTTCATGAGCGCCTACCCGGTGCTGGCCATCAACCAGCTGGACGACCCCAAGGCGCCCGTGGGCCAGTGGGGCTCGGCGATGACATACAAGTTCGTGGGTGCCATCCGCAGCCTGGGCTCGCTGTCGGACCACACGGTCCAGGCGCTCCTGTTCGGCCTCGTGCTCGGCTTCACCATCGAGGTGGCGCGCAAGCTGCTCAAGCGCCACGCGGGCTACGTGCGCTTCGTGAATGGCTCGCGCGCGGGCTTCGCGGTGGGCTGGACCCTGGACGCGGTGGTGCTCGCGAGCCCCTACGCCTCGTCCTTCGGCGGCTTCGTGAACCTGTCGCTGTCCCTCTGGTTCGGCGTGGGCGGCATCCTGTCCTCGCTGTGGAACACCTGGTCGGGACGGGGCGCGCCCCAGGCGGCGGGCACTCCGGGCGAGGGCGAGACGCTGCCCGAGGACATGAGCACGATGTCGCTCGTGGGCGGCGGCCTCATCGCGGGCGAGTCCCTGTACTTCCTCGTGGTGGGACTGCTCGGGCTGCTCGCGCTGATGGGCTGA
- a CDS encoding 2,3-bisphosphoglycerate-dependent phosphoglycerate mutase, with amino-acid sequence MPILALVRHGQSLWNQENRFTGFVDVPLTEQGRAEARKAAEHFQGVKFDVAYTSALTRAQETLAIILEATGQRIPVIRDAALNERHYGDLQGLNKADAAKEFGEKQVHIWRRSYDVPPPNGESLELTAKRVLPFYERAISGDLRQGKNVLVVAHGNSNRSLVMKLDKLTGEQVLNLELATGVPLVYEMSKDLEVLSKRTHG; translated from the coding sequence ATGCCCATCCTCGCCCTCGTCCGACATGGACAGTCCCTGTGGAACCAAGAGAACCGCTTCACCGGCTTCGTGGACGTGCCCCTGACCGAGCAGGGTCGCGCCGAGGCCCGCAAGGCGGCCGAGCACTTCCAAGGCGTGAAGTTCGACGTGGCGTACACCTCGGCGCTCACGCGCGCGCAGGAGACGCTCGCCATCATCCTGGAGGCCACCGGGCAGCGCATCCCCGTCATCCGGGACGCCGCGCTCAACGAGCGGCACTACGGTGACCTGCAGGGCCTGAACAAGGCGGACGCGGCCAAGGAGTTCGGCGAGAAGCAGGTGCACATCTGGCGCCGCTCCTATGACGTGCCGCCGCCCAACGGCGAGTCCCTGGAGCTCACCGCCAAGCGCGTGCTGCCCTTCTACGAGCGCGCCATCAGCGGCGACCTGCGCCAGGGCAAGAACGTGCTCGTGGTGGCCCACGGCAACTCCAACCGCTCGCTGGTGATGAAGCTGGACAAGCTCACCGGGGAGCAGGTGCTCAACCTGGAGCTCGCCACCGGCGTGCCGCTCGTCTACGAGATGTCCAAGGACCTCGAGGTCCTCAGCAAGCGCACCCACGGCTAG
- a CDS encoding WD40/YVTN/BNR-like repeat-containing protein, which translates to MGRGSWGRVAWVVVCGVWALGCGKAGAPEFEPELEVPVQEVPASPPAGPDKGTESQPRPETPVESFRPTFLQPLGGSRTVSRRTTYRFRVPVARAGSRLRFVFRAGNGPLQVHEASVARAETRGALASEPLSLTFAGLAGARVAAGESLRSDPLLLPVEFREELAVSFEVEGAVAMGERALFPHGVMAEGSFSRVRKGFGTPGTALVGLSAIEVEAEPGRCVAVVGGGTRAGSATGDIRETWPAVAERQLGVPVLDLGAVEGTELAGRLAALRACGQVTCVVLPEAEAVDGASVASLQGTLGRALVALLPVCGSVYAGTLPASSRWRGPRSQVNAWLRTQVPAERLIDLDGVKDTEGPGGAVQVGHAVASRLSEARPPVPPSGFTLRETYRDRAHEILAVDPAGTVYAVEDGQGSSKLYASTDNARTWTRRGVHPGSYGFFKMTTLANGTLLANVTSPEGYALSRSTDHGATWKVVLPLGRFKMLQPHNIRELHGTVFFLEYQTFTEESPINLWVSQDSGATWRVRHVFEGRRHGHGLVADPAQGVLWAMMGDLKGGLLRSEDEGMTWHAVLEGPPGVAVDAVVTPRGLLFGTDNLYAPPLPAVQRVGGDDAMVRLDALPGPSYSIVEVPGGGYVIGTTRETGGDVYAPGDVSAHVLYSLDGETWTEFRAFPRETDTDYARADTYWKLRSGEIILELSNTRELGSRRGFLLLKAVREDMRPR; encoded by the coding sequence ATGGGTCGGGGGTCGTGGGGTCGGGTGGCGTGGGTCGTGGTGTGTGGAGTGTGGGCCCTGGGGTGCGGAAAAGCAGGAGCCCCGGAGTTCGAGCCGGAGCTCGAGGTGCCCGTCCAGGAAGTTCCGGCGTCCCCTCCGGCGGGGCCGGACAAGGGAACGGAGAGCCAGCCGCGCCCGGAGACGCCGGTGGAGAGCTTCCGGCCCACCTTCCTGCAGCCGCTCGGGGGCTCGCGCACGGTGTCCCGGCGGACGACGTACCGCTTCCGGGTGCCGGTGGCGCGCGCGGGCTCGCGGCTGCGCTTCGTGTTCCGCGCGGGCAACGGGCCCTTGCAGGTGCACGAGGCCAGCGTGGCGCGGGCGGAGACGCGGGGCGCGCTGGCCTCCGAACCCCTGTCCTTGACCTTCGCGGGCCTGGCGGGCGCGCGGGTCGCGGCGGGGGAGTCGCTGCGCAGTGATCCCCTGCTGCTGCCCGTGGAGTTCCGCGAGGAGCTGGCGGTGTCCTTCGAAGTGGAGGGCGCGGTGGCCATGGGGGAGCGGGCGCTGTTTCCCCACGGCGTCATGGCCGAGGGAAGCTTCTCGCGGGTGCGCAAGGGCTTCGGCACGCCTGGCACGGCGCTGGTGGGGCTGAGCGCCATCGAGGTGGAAGCGGAGCCGGGGCGGTGCGTGGCGGTGGTGGGCGGAGGCACGCGCGCGGGCAGCGCCACGGGGGACATCCGCGAGACGTGGCCCGCGGTGGCCGAGCGGCAACTGGGCGTGCCCGTGCTGGACCTGGGGGCCGTGGAGGGCACCGAGCTCGCGGGGCGCCTGGCGGCCTTGCGCGCCTGTGGCCAGGTGACGTGTGTGGTGCTGCCCGAGGCGGAGGCGGTGGATGGGGCCTCGGTGGCGTCGCTGCAGGGCACGCTGGGCCGCGCGCTCGTGGCGCTGCTGCCGGTGTGCGGGAGCGTCTACGCCGGCACGCTGCCGGCGTCCTCGCGCTGGAGGGGGCCGCGGAGCCAGGTGAACGCGTGGCTGCGCACGCAGGTGCCCGCGGAGCGGCTGATCGACCTGGACGGCGTGAAGGACACGGAGGGGCCGGGCGGCGCGGTCCAGGTGGGCCACGCGGTGGCGTCCCGGCTCTCCGAGGCGCGGCCGCCCGTGCCGCCCTCGGGCTTCACGCTCCGGGAGACCTACCGGGACCGGGCCCATGAAATCCTCGCGGTGGACCCGGCGGGCACGGTCTACGCGGTGGAGGACGGGCAGGGCAGCTCCAAGCTCTACGCGAGCACCGACAACGCGCGCACCTGGACGCGGCGGGGCGTGCACCCGGGCAGCTACGGCTTCTTCAAGATGACGACCCTGGCCAACGGCACGCTCCTGGCGAACGTCACCTCGCCGGAGGGCTACGCGCTCTCGCGCTCCACGGACCATGGCGCGACGTGGAAGGTGGTGCTGCCGCTCGGCCGCTTCAAGATGCTCCAGCCGCACAACATCCGCGAACTGCACGGCACGGTCTTCTTCCTGGAGTACCAGACGTTCACGGAGGAGTCGCCCATCAACCTGTGGGTGAGCCAGGACAGTGGCGCGACGTGGCGCGTGCGCCATGTCTTCGAGGGCCGCCGGCACGGTCACGGCTTGGTGGCGGATCCGGCGCAGGGCGTGCTGTGGGCGATGATGGGGGACCTCAAGGGCGGGCTGCTGCGCTCGGAGGACGAGGGCATGACGTGGCACGCGGTGCTGGAGGGCCCGCCGGGCGTGGCGGTGGACGCGGTGGTGACGCCCCGGGGGCTGCTCTTCGGCACGGACAACCTCTACGCGCCGCCCCTGCCCGCGGTGCAGCGGGTGGGCGGGGATGACGCCATGGTGCGCCTGGATGCCCTGCCCGGGCCGAGCTACTCCATCGTCGAGGTGCCCGGAGGCGGGTATGTGATTGGCACCACGCGGGAGACCGGCGGGGACGTCTACGCGCCGGGGGATGTCAGCGCGCACGTGCTCTACAGCCTGGATGGCGAGACCTGGACGGAGTTCCGGGCCTTCCCCCGGGAGACCGACACGGACTACGCGCGCGCGGACACGTACTGGAAGCTGCGCTCGGGGGAGATCATCCTCGAGCTGAGCAACACCCGGGAACTGGGCTCGCGCCGGGGCTTCCTGCTGCTCAAGGCCGTGCGCGAGGACATGCGGCCGCGCTGA
- a CDS encoding DUF429 domain-containing protein has translation MRFLGWDLSDPFARRPRAVDVAVVEEDGRVAFEQWAWPALDAARHLTPQALLAACPVGPTDVVVVDGPQALARPGAQVREAERLLRAPGRTPDTLPVPGAPFSGFVRGGVLLFAALHQGSGLPLLDLDTPHPHEARLFEAFPGATWRQLGGKALGKKTTPEGRTARRARLEAEGLRFSGTGLPTHDALDAALCAWLGWRTRSAPERVHAVGTPLWKDAEGWLREGRILHAG, from the coding sequence GTGCGTTTCCTGGGCTGGGACTTGAGTGATCCGTTCGCGCGCCGTCCCCGCGCCGTGGACGTGGCCGTGGTGGAAGAGGATGGCCGGGTCGCCTTCGAGCAATGGGCGTGGCCCGCGCTCGATGCGGCGCGACACCTGACGCCCCAGGCCCTGCTCGCCGCGTGTCCCGTGGGTCCCACGGACGTGGTCGTGGTGGACGGACCGCAGGCGCTCGCCCGACCCGGCGCCCAGGTGCGCGAGGCCGAGCGACTGCTGCGCGCGCCAGGGCGGACGCCCGACACGCTCCCCGTTCCGGGCGCGCCCTTCAGTGGCTTCGTGCGCGGCGGGGTGCTGCTCTTCGCGGCCCTGCATCAGGGCAGCGGGCTGCCACTGCTCGACCTGGACACGCCCCACCCGCACGAGGCCCGGCTGTTCGAGGCGTTTCCCGGCGCCACATGGCGCCAGTTGGGCGGCAAGGCGCTGGGCAAGAAGACCACGCCCGAGGGACGGACGGCCCGGCGCGCGCGACTGGAGGCCGAGGGACTGCGCTTCTCCGGGACCGGGCTGCCCACCCATGACGCGCTCGACGCGGCGCTCTGCGCGTGGCTCGGCTGGCGCACCCGCTCGGCGCCCGAGCGGGTGCACGCCGTGGGCACGCCCTTGTGGAAGGACGCCGAGGGGTGGCTGCGCGAGGGGCGCATCCTCCATGCCGGATAA
- a CDS encoding RNA ligase family protein has protein sequence MHFRPYAKMPSAGETRDQASPGGVWVALEKIHGAQLVIGVHGEQVHFGKRKAWLLEEDSFFGWQLLRVQLAAAARTMARAVAGPEDTVYFYGELFGGGYPHPEVPAVPGMSPVQTGIWYAPDSHWSPFDVLVARSSEEEGTLLAHHEVEALAHSAGLLTPPVIRRGARSEMSGVPTRMQTRVPALLGLPVIPGNTAEGLVIKSDQRVSPGHRASFKRKIEEFSEGRFDESAAWNPHQRLSVPELALWAERMVNPPRIASALSKCGRGEMEPILDEVMLDVRVDLELAFPLAYRSLDASGEEHLSAHIRERALPLILRELRPLEK, from the coding sequence ATGCACTTCCGCCCCTACGCCAAGATGCCCTCCGCGGGCGAGACACGAGACCAAGCAAGTCCCGGGGGGGTCTGGGTCGCCCTGGAAAAGATTCATGGCGCTCAGCTCGTGATCGGTGTGCATGGGGAGCAGGTCCATTTTGGCAAGCGCAAGGCCTGGCTGTTGGAGGAGGACTCCTTTTTTGGCTGGCAGTTGCTGCGCGTGCAGTTGGCGGCGGCAGCGCGGACGATGGCCCGCGCCGTCGCAGGACCCGAAGACACGGTGTATTTCTATGGGGAACTCTTCGGAGGTGGCTATCCCCACCCGGAGGTGCCAGCCGTGCCCGGGATGTCCCCGGTGCAGACGGGAATCTGGTACGCGCCGGATTCACACTGGTCGCCATTCGATGTCCTCGTGGCTCGGTCGAGCGAAGAGGAGGGGACGCTCCTCGCCCATCATGAGGTGGAGGCACTCGCTCACTCCGCCGGACTGTTGACGCCTCCGGTCATCCGACGCGGCGCTCGCTCCGAGATGAGCGGTGTCCCCACGCGAATGCAGACGCGCGTTCCCGCGCTCTTGGGACTGCCAGTCATTCCGGGCAATACGGCGGAGGGCCTCGTCATCAAGAGCGATCAGCGCGTTTCCCCCGGGCATCGCGCCTCCTTCAAACGCAAGATCGAGGAGTTCAGCGAGGGCCGTTTCGATGAGAGCGCGGCGTGGAATCCCCATCAGCGCTTGTCCGTCCCCGAGCTGGCGCTCTGGGCCGAGCGCATGGTGAATCCGCCACGCATCGCCAGCGCCCTGTCGAAATGTGGTCGCGGCGAGATGGAACCCATCCTCGACGAGGTGATGCTCGACGTCCGTGTCGATCTGGAGCTGGCCTTTCCGCTGGCGTACCGCTCGCTCGACGCATCAGGAGAGGAGCACCTGTCGGCCCACATTCGTGAGCGTGCCCTGCCTCTCATCCTGAGAGAATTACGTCCGCTGGAAAAATGA
- a CDS encoding DUF2380 domain-containing protein → MLFTLALLSAGCASMLLHPVSSHASPMSGTEGAPLLSGRQVAPRDMKAVERQDALAAQLAFRQAAAQVSDSLRRVSSGFSRLRSHERGLGGHGVLTHSLDDGVRHLRWMDAECTAAIGLANAASEVHDPDMQLAVLRLAGARLESALLGSILLTVWLDVLQLADVALAQHFYSRELMFVDLWRWWASLSPVLTALSSRDPASTEAAARDVPALVGYLTGELTTTLGLVHQGAERVAKALILREALEALVFLPALKLSLPSVPPSAPVVLGVGLSMGGGGVMMGTRLVVSAEWVEMMRRLVRAGVLSFPAVGALVRTQATLVLMTRAHDDLPSGVRDALGEGPEVRALHLTDRAGAGMAEPPRHHVLPKEFRAWFEKRGFTGEMDIDQFCVRLEQSHHQAIHGGGNWKLGRTWPGEWNRMLMDSMYEAEAEVGRALTRNEILRVAAGYMKEYRIPMRFIPWSGP, encoded by the coding sequence TTGCTGTTCACCCTGGCGCTGCTGTCCGCCGGTTGTGCGTCGATGCTCCTGCACCCCGTGTCTTCGCATGCTTCACCGATGTCCGGGACCGAGGGGGCGCCGCTGCTCTCCGGACGTCAGGTCGCTCCACGGGACATGAAGGCAGTGGAGCGCCAGGACGCGCTCGCGGCGCAGCTGGCCTTTCGCCAGGCCGCTGCCCAGGTGTCGGATTCCCTCCGTCGTGTCTCGAGCGGCTTCTCCCGGCTTCGTTCCCATGAACGAGGCCTCGGAGGACATGGGGTCTTGACGCACTCCCTCGATGACGGTGTCCGGCATCTGCGATGGATGGACGCCGAGTGCACTGCCGCCATCGGGCTGGCCAACGCCGCCTCGGAAGTGCACGATCCGGACATGCAGCTCGCCGTGCTGCGTCTCGCCGGTGCTCGGCTCGAGTCCGCGCTGCTGGGCTCCATCCTCCTGACGGTGTGGCTGGATGTCCTCCAACTCGCCGATGTCGCGCTCGCGCAGCACTTCTATAGCCGAGAGCTTATGTTCGTGGACCTGTGGCGCTGGTGGGCGAGTCTCTCGCCCGTGCTGACGGCGCTCTCCTCCCGGGACCCGGCTTCAACGGAGGCCGCGGCGCGAGATGTCCCCGCCTTGGTCGGCTACCTCACCGGAGAGCTCACCACGACCCTGGGGCTCGTTCATCAGGGCGCCGAGCGCGTCGCGAAGGCACTGATTCTCAGGGAGGCGCTCGAAGCGCTCGTCTTCCTCCCCGCGCTGAAGCTCTCGCTGCCGTCGGTGCCACCCTCGGCGCCCGTGGTGTTGGGCGTCGGCCTCTCGATGGGCGGTGGTGGCGTGATGATGGGCACCCGCCTGGTCGTGTCCGCGGAGTGGGTGGAGATGATGCGCCGGTTGGTGCGCGCGGGCGTGCTCTCGTTTCCCGCCGTCGGGGCACTCGTGCGGACCCAGGCGACGCTGGTGCTGATGACGCGGGCCCACGACGACCTGCCCTCGGGGGTGCGTGATGCGCTGGGCGAGGGTCCCGAGGTGCGCGCCCTTCACCTGACGGACAGGGCGGGCGCGGGAATGGCCGAGCCACCGCGACACCATGTGCTGCCCAAGGAGTTCCGTGCGTGGTTCGAGAAGCGCGGATTCACGGGCGAGATGGACATCGACCAATTCTGCGTCAGGCTGGAGCAGTCACACCATCAGGCCATCCACGGAGGTGGGAACTGGAAGCTGGGGCGTACGTGGCCAGGAGAATGGAACCGGATGCTCATGGATTCGATGTATGAGGCCGAGGCCGAAGTGGGCCGGGCGTTGACCCGGAATGAGATCCTGCGGGTCGCCGCGGGGTACATGAAGGAGTACAGAATCCCCATGCGCTTCATCCCCTGGAGCGGACCATGA
- a CDS encoding NUDIX hydrolase produces the protein MSDGRAWRGDVKARLYERVRERGHESLTAFADARPTASLVELADELGTEDIAAVQVFSGLVAEAERSGRVTRLVRGQFVRELFQAFPTGWPSAPDDSTRFELAHALARWTSYTPDTHKERVRQARAALRASPPPAGWRPLGPDDELLRTLLPDEAV, from the coding sequence ATGAGTGACGGCCGGGCGTGGCGGGGCGATGTGAAGGCCCGTCTGTACGAGCGCGTCCGCGAGCGCGGTCATGAGTCGCTCACCGCCTTCGCCGACGCGCGCCCCACGGCGTCTCTCGTGGAGTTGGCGGACGAGCTGGGCACGGAGGACATCGCCGCGGTGCAGGTCTTCAGCGGCCTGGTCGCCGAGGCCGAACGAAGTGGGCGCGTGACGCGTCTGGTGCGTGGGCAATTCGTGCGTGAGCTGTTCCAGGCATTCCCGACGGGCTGGCCGTCGGCGCCAGATGACTCGACCCGTTTCGAGCTCGCCCATGCCCTCGCGCGTTGGACGAGCTACACCCCCGACACCCACAAGGAGCGCGTCAGGCAGGCCCGGGCGGCGCTCCGGGCCTCGCCGCCTCCTGCCGGGTGGCGTCCGCTCGGCCCCGACGACGAACTGCTTCGCACGTTGCTGCCGGACGAAGCAGTCTGA